A single genomic interval of uncultured Sphaerochaeta sp. harbors:
- a CDS encoding HD domain-containing phosphohydrolase yields MNTRRLILLSMLLLLTSTLFAADPSFLSSLSENERILLARQAPLSVLVDPAWEPLEYLDKNGMPTGLSFAYLQSVSSLSGLTFIPVEGTSWQDAYEKLLSGEIAMTGSISKTEEREATLRFSEPYLTVPLAIIAGEQVGYIGSLAELEGKKVAVVSHYAAQEWLARDYPNLTLVEVSTVEEGLTLVARGECFALVENLLVANHYRSKLGLSRKVKVVGTTAYMNFLSIAIHEDYASILPIINKALQTIDSETRERLYRAYLPLQYEKTVQSTTIYLIIGIALFVAASLGFWILKLSKEVRRREAVEKELADSEIKFKQLFSNAPLPMVLLTQEGTVVSVNEAWSTTFQFKQGEIEDVDMWYEKVYPNPTYRIKARESWEEAVEQSIIRHSRHIDSQEFTLVTATGTVLEMEISGAFLDRFLLITFFDITERISSMRSLQALQKQTEQGRKIILNALEDQRIAQQSLAQSKATLDAAINSMIDAVFIIDPESRFILVNHSFLHYYRFSKRSECPDDLRAFSSLFEAYDSQGNLLGQQMWAGFQALSGKAGDTEYTVVKKQSGEQWIGSYSFAPIRDEHDVLLGAVVVCRDVTEIRENQKRLIYQRNHDYLTGLYSRVYFESKLKRLEHAGSFTLALVDINGLKLINDSFGHEVGDSMLKATAQILRMCSNDETTIARYGGDEFVFLIPGDSVQEVESLLSCIEERSKEIRIESFRLSLSSGYAVREVGDESLQETLKRAEDNLQRNKIYESASAKNKSIGLVINSLFAKSPRELQHSRRVSALSVFLAQQLQLPESEVKRIRIAALLHDIGKIGINESILNKPTKLDQNEWEAVKRHPEIGYRILSASAEYSDLSLSVLEHHEMWNGSGYPRGLKGEAISLPARIISVADSYDAMTSERSYKKPLLQEVAVAEIKRCSGTMYDPSVVSVFLSSINHFSVGDGESTEESLLFS; encoded by the coding sequence ATGAATACCCGGCGCTTGATATTGCTCAGTATGCTTCTCCTGCTCACCTCAACACTTTTTGCCGCTGATCCCTCCTTTCTCTCTTCCTTGAGTGAAAATGAACGTATTTTGCTTGCACGACAAGCTCCTCTCTCTGTCTTGGTCGATCCTGCGTGGGAACCTCTTGAGTACCTAGACAAGAATGGCATGCCTACAGGCCTGAGTTTTGCATATCTACAGAGCGTCAGCTCTCTCAGTGGACTGACCTTCATTCCTGTTGAAGGGACTTCCTGGCAGGATGCCTATGAGAAGTTACTCAGTGGTGAAATTGCCATGACCGGAAGCATCAGCAAGACAGAGGAGCGAGAGGCAACATTGCGTTTCAGTGAACCATACCTGACTGTACCTCTTGCAATCATTGCTGGAGAACAGGTCGGGTATATCGGTAGTTTGGCAGAGCTTGAAGGAAAGAAGGTCGCAGTAGTTTCCCATTATGCAGCCCAGGAGTGGCTGGCACGAGATTACCCAAATCTGACCTTGGTTGAAGTATCTACCGTTGAAGAAGGCCTCACCCTCGTTGCACGGGGAGAGTGTTTTGCCTTGGTGGAAAACCTGTTGGTTGCGAACCATTATCGGTCCAAGCTTGGGTTATCCAGAAAAGTAAAGGTAGTGGGTACCACTGCCTACATGAACTTCCTCTCTATTGCTATTCATGAGGACTATGCCTCTATTCTTCCCATTATCAACAAGGCACTCCAGACAATTGACAGTGAGACAAGGGAGAGATTGTATCGGGCATATTTGCCTCTTCAGTATGAAAAGACTGTGCAGAGTACCACTATTTATCTGATTATTGGTATAGCATTGTTTGTCGCTGCATCTCTGGGGTTCTGGATATTGAAGCTCAGCAAGGAAGTAAGAAGAAGGGAAGCGGTGGAAAAGGAACTGGCAGACAGCGAAATAAAATTCAAGCAATTATTCTCCAATGCTCCCCTGCCTATGGTCCTTCTTACCCAGGAGGGTACGGTAGTTTCTGTAAACGAAGCATGGAGTACCACATTTCAATTCAAGCAAGGTGAAATAGAGGATGTCGACATGTGGTATGAGAAGGTTTACCCTAACCCAACGTACCGGATAAAAGCAAGAGAATCCTGGGAAGAGGCTGTTGAACAGTCCATAATCAGGCATTCTAGACATATTGATTCACAAGAATTCACCTTGGTTACAGCTACTGGTACTGTGTTGGAGATGGAAATTAGTGGAGCATTCCTGGATCGTTTTCTCCTTATTACCTTTTTTGATATCACAGAGAGAATATCCTCCATGCGTTCACTCCAAGCTTTGCAGAAACAGACCGAACAGGGGAGAAAAATTATTCTCAACGCGCTTGAGGATCAGAGAATTGCCCAGCAGTCGCTCGCTCAAAGCAAAGCCACCCTTGATGCAGCAATCAACAGTATGATTGATGCAGTGTTTATCATAGACCCTGAAAGTCGTTTCATACTGGTTAACCATTCATTTTTGCACTACTACCGGTTCTCAAAGCGTTCAGAATGTCCTGATGACCTGCGCGCATTTTCTTCGCTGTTTGAAGCCTATGACAGTCAGGGGAATCTGCTGGGGCAACAGATGTGGGCGGGCTTCCAAGCACTCTCTGGGAAAGCAGGTGACACAGAGTATACGGTAGTAAAGAAACAATCAGGAGAACAATGGATAGGTAGTTACAGTTTTGCTCCTATTCGTGATGAACACGATGTGTTGCTTGGAGCTGTTGTGGTTTGTCGTGATGTAACGGAAATTCGTGAGAACCAAAAAAGACTGATTTATCAGAGAAACCATGATTATCTCACCGGTTTGTATAGTAGAGTCTATTTCGAAAGTAAATTGAAAAGGCTTGAACATGCTGGATCATTCACCCTTGCATTGGTGGATATCAATGGTTTGAAACTTATCAATGACAGCTTTGGGCATGAGGTGGGGGACTCAATGCTTAAAGCTACAGCCCAGATACTCAGGATGTGCAGTAATGATGAGACAACCATTGCACGATACGGTGGCGACGAGTTTGTCTTTCTCATTCCAGGAGATTCTGTGCAGGAAGTAGAATCCCTGTTGTCCTGTATAGAAGAGCGATCCAAGGAGATTCGTATCGAGAGCTTTAGGCTCTCTCTCTCCTCTGGATATGCTGTTAGAGAAGTAGGGGATGAAAGCTTGCAGGAGACACTCAAGCGCGCTGAGGATAACCTGCAACGGAACAAGATTTACGAGAGTGCGAGTGCAAAGAATAAATCCATAGGATTGGTTATTAATTCCCTGTTTGCAAAAAGCCCCCGTGAGTTGCAACACTCAAGGAGGGTAAGTGCACTCTCTGTTTTCCTCGCCCAGCAGTTGCAGCTTCCTGAGAGTGAAGTCAAGCGTATCCGAATTGCTGCCCTGTTGCATGATATAGGAAAGATTGGAATTAATGAGTCTATCCTCAACAAGCCAACCAAGCTTGATCAAAATGAATGGGAAGCGGTAAAGCGACACCCTGAGATTGGGTATCGAATTCTTTCTGCTTCTGCAGAGTATAGTGATCTATCCTTGTCTGTACTGGAACATCATGAGATGTGGAACGGAAGTGGATATCCAAGGGGATTGAAAGGTGAAGCTATCAGCTTGCCTGCGCGGATTATCAGTGTCGCGGACAGCTACGATGCGATGACCAGCGAACGGTCATACAAGAAACCTTTACTCCAGGAGGTAGCTGTAGCAGAAATCAAGCGTTGCAGTGGCACCATGTATGACCCTTCAGTTGTTTCTGTGTTTCTCTCCTCCATCAACCATTTTTCTGTAGGGGATGGGGAATCAACAGAAGAGAGTCTGCTCTTTTCATAG
- a CDS encoding PAS domain-containing protein, producing MNVPISAIQGQYALTIFGVAVFLLGLLILLTVIVIMQKRKARTFQTQETSLQHTSALLHYVIEHSRYAIAIHDTELRYLYVSKKYCEEYHIPDGNAIIGKHHYEVIPNLPEKWRKVHQRCLKGEVISGEDDPYTHEDGSMDYTRWECRPWYRESGKIGGIIVYTELLTQQKKMASELKEAHDYLDALLMESNSPILVWDASFTITRTNHSFASLLGLPISDIVGKNVGFVLTSLGQEELKRLENRLETEHSLSNVEIHLKTIEGEVRTILWNAGPILDPIDGSLVATIAQGLDITERNAIEQQNKEQLVELRRWYAVMSQREERIMGLKREVNALLKEIGRPKRYSSVEEEGNA from the coding sequence TTGAACGTTCCTATCAGTGCAATCCAAGGGCAATATGCCCTCACTATTTTTGGTGTGGCAGTATTCCTTTTAGGTCTGCTTATCCTTCTCACGGTCATCGTAATCATGCAGAAACGTAAGGCAAGAACGTTCCAGACGCAGGAAACTTCGCTTCAACACACATCAGCATTGCTTCACTATGTAATTGAGCATTCACGCTATGCCATTGCAATTCATGATACAGAGCTTCGGTACCTCTACGTCAGCAAGAAATATTGTGAGGAGTATCATATTCCTGATGGGAACGCAATCATTGGAAAACACCACTATGAGGTGATTCCCAATCTTCCCGAGAAATGGAGAAAGGTCCACCAGCGTTGTCTGAAAGGGGAAGTAATCAGTGGGGAGGATGACCCCTACACCCATGAGGATGGGAGCATGGATTATACCCGTTGGGAGTGTCGACCCTGGTATAGGGAATCAGGAAAAATTGGGGGGATTATCGTCTATACCGAGCTGCTTACCCAGCAAAAGAAGATGGCCTCAGAACTTAAAGAGGCTCATGACTATCTCGATGCCCTGCTCATGGAATCAAACAGCCCTATCCTTGTCTGGGATGCTTCATTCACTATCACCAGGACCAACCACTCCTTTGCATCTTTGTTGGGCCTTCCGATAAGCGATATAGTAGGAAAGAATGTGGGATTTGTCTTGACTTCGCTGGGACAGGAGGAACTTAAACGGCTGGAAAACCGTTTGGAAACTGAACACAGTCTCTCCAATGTTGAGATTCATTTGAAAACCATAGAGGGAGAAGTTCGGACCATACTCTGGAATGCTGGACCGATCCTAGACCCGATTGATGGCTCTCTTGTGGCAACCATCGCCCAGGGGCTGGATATAACCGAGCGTAATGCAATTGAGCAACAAAACAAGGAACAGTTGGTTGAACTAAGACGTTGGTATGCAGTAATGAGCCAGAGAGAAGAGCGGATCATGGGTCTGAAACGAGAAGTCAACGCTCTTCTCAAGGAAATCGGACGGCCAAAGCGGTACTCCTCAGTGGAAGAGGAGGGTAATGCATGA
- a CDS encoding HAD-IIB family hydrolase, protein MHNILEVDVHTYAGIVFCDVDGTILPHGEKTVSSDFFALVEESRQADFLFCISSGRFHEALLPLFSPVSSKVVFSASNGCRVLYQGRELFPNHGIDHSLAEQITSSLHAWGATALISTTEAICLPTVAREQLKAKSYLAKGYTKFFDTFSEIPGDVLQITAVCDGNMPAILERSREAWGSAFHVVTTGKEMFDICPTSKGISLRSISEHFSVPIAHTYAFGDDENDIPMLEAAGKGYIMGNAHHGVKDRGFEHCHDLIGTIRKILAK, encoded by the coding sequence ATGCACAACATTTTGGAGGTGGATGTGCATACATATGCCGGTATTGTTTTCTGTGATGTGGATGGAACGATTCTTCCCCATGGGGAGAAAACCGTCTCATCGGATTTCTTTGCCTTGGTAGAAGAATCAAGGCAGGCTGATTTCCTGTTCTGTATATCCAGCGGGCGATTTCATGAGGCGCTCCTTCCCCTCTTCTCTCCAGTCTCTTCCAAGGTGGTTTTTTCAGCTTCCAATGGATGCAGGGTACTATACCAAGGAAGAGAGTTGTTTCCTAACCACGGAATAGATCATTCCTTGGCTGAGCAGATTACCTCTTCACTGCATGCCTGGGGGGCTACGGCGCTTATCTCAACGACAGAGGCTATCTGTCTCCCCACGGTAGCCCGCGAACAACTGAAAGCAAAGAGCTATCTGGCAAAAGGATATACGAAATTTTTTGACACATTCAGCGAAATCCCAGGGGATGTGCTGCAGATCACGGCTGTATGTGATGGCAATATGCCTGCAATCCTGGAGAGAAGCCGGGAGGCTTGGGGATCCGCCTTTCATGTGGTTACTACAGGCAAAGAGATGTTTGACATCTGTCCTACCTCGAAGGGGATCTCATTGAGATCAATCAGTGAACACTTCTCTGTCCCCATCGCCCATACCTATGCCTTTGGGGATGATGAGAATGACATTCCCATGCTTGAAGCTGCAGGCAAAGGGTATATCATGGGGAATGCACACCATGGAGTGAAGGACAGGGGGTTTGAACACTGCCATGATTTGATCGGGACGATCAGGAAAATACTCGCAAAGTAA
- a CDS encoding DUF72 domain-containing protein, with translation MSTVLIGTSGYSYNEWIGPVYAPGTRREEFLAHYAQRFPTVELNFSYYRMPESPQLAAMHKSAPSLQFSIKAHQSLTHTIDPSSWREQALLFSHALEPLVENQVLSAVLLQFPYSFHYEVAERKYLDSLLRSLSPFPLAIEFRNSSWYNNRTLDSLRERNIALASLDLPSVKGNPPMMDVKTSSSLAYIRLHGRNEETWWGSDSASRYDYLYSEKELASLLGRIQSFTTYAQKVLIYFNNHRRGQAVANALTLYQLAVGGKVCKEQVQASSISM, from the coding sequence ATGAGTACTGTTTTGATTGGAACTTCAGGCTACAGCTATAATGAGTGGATAGGACCAGTGTATGCACCAGGAACGAGACGAGAAGAGTTCCTTGCCCACTATGCCCAACGCTTTCCCACCGTGGAGCTGAACTTCAGCTACTATCGTATGCCAGAGTCTCCTCAGCTTGCAGCAATGCATAAGAGTGCTCCATCCCTCCAATTCTCCATCAAGGCCCACCAGAGCCTCACCCATACCATTGATCCTTCTTCATGGAGGGAACAGGCTCTCCTGTTCTCCCATGCCCTTGAGCCGCTGGTAGAGAACCAGGTGCTCAGTGCCGTTCTCCTGCAATTCCCCTACTCGTTTCACTATGAAGTGGCAGAGCGAAAATATCTGGACTCACTCTTGAGATCCCTCTCCCCATTCCCGCTTGCCATCGAGTTCAGGAACAGCAGCTGGTACAACAACCGCACGCTCGACTCACTACGAGAGAGGAATATTGCCCTTGCTTCCCTTGACCTCCCCTCGGTGAAAGGCAACCCACCCATGATGGACGTTAAAACCAGCAGCTCACTGGCATACATCAGGCTGCACGGCAGGAATGAGGAGACATGGTGGGGATCGGACAGCGCAAGCCGCTACGACTATCTCTACAGTGAGAAAGAGCTTGCCAGCCTACTTGGGCGTATCCAGTCATTTACCACATATGCACAGAAGGTGCTCATCTACTTCAACAACCATAGAAGGGGTCAGGCAGTAGCCAATGCACTGACGCTCTACCAGTTGGCAGTGGGAGGCAAGGTATGCAAAGAGCAGGTGCAAGCATCATCCATATCAATGTAA
- a CDS encoding DNA polymerase, producing the protein MQRAGASIIHINVTDFAAAVEVAKNPSLADTPFVVALEGSARTVVLTPSRRAWEEGIRAGMPLRYAKQMIPSLQVLPWDNQSTAKADRAITSIAQEYSPSIQCDRGGHIYLDMQGTTRLFGPVVDSAVQIQGEIRKKLNLEASVAVASNKLVAKVGTRTTRPAGLIQVREGDEASFLAWQDVSLLSGVGSATARLLSVAGITTIGQIAALGDEQVMAFLGKRGLALRDAARGLDNSPLQSGLPEKRIVQRKISFAEPILEMDALKAAVVTAGEDAALSMRTAGLGAAKIHIALLYSDGRRSEASHRIKGQWVYDLEISLVAWKVAQLAASRRVRILSCTLSLGELSPLAPTLDLFLPDAQHRSDSLQQAVDRMRHKFGPGILTHGAALAHA; encoded by the coding sequence ATGCAAAGAGCAGGTGCAAGCATCATCCATATCAATGTAACCGACTTTGCAGCAGCAGTAGAGGTGGCAAAGAATCCAAGTCTTGCTGACACCCCCTTTGTGGTTGCCCTTGAGGGATCAGCAAGGACTGTGGTGCTTACCCCATCCCGCCGAGCATGGGAAGAGGGGATACGGGCAGGCATGCCCCTTCGCTATGCTAAGCAGATGATTCCCTCCCTGCAGGTACTGCCCTGGGACAATCAGAGCACCGCGAAAGCCGATAGAGCAATCACCTCCATCGCACAGGAGTATTCTCCAAGCATCCAGTGTGACCGGGGAGGACATATCTATCTGGACATGCAGGGAACCACCCGTCTCTTTGGCCCGGTGGTGGATAGCGCGGTACAGATCCAGGGCGAGATCAGGAAAAAGCTGAATCTTGAGGCCTCTGTGGCAGTTGCTTCCAATAAACTGGTTGCAAAGGTGGGTACCCGTACCACCCGACCTGCCGGACTTATACAGGTCAGGGAAGGTGATGAGGCCTCATTCCTTGCTTGGCAGGATGTTTCCTTGCTCAGTGGTGTGGGCTCTGCCACTGCACGACTACTCTCTGTTGCAGGAATCACGACAATTGGCCAGATTGCCGCCCTTGGGGATGAGCAGGTGATGGCCTTCCTGGGAAAACGGGGTCTTGCCCTCCGTGACGCCGCCCGTGGTTTGGATAACAGCCCACTACAAAGCGGATTGCCGGAGAAGCGGATTGTGCAGAGAAAAATCAGCTTTGCTGAACCAATCCTCGAGATGGATGCTCTCAAGGCCGCAGTGGTTACAGCTGGGGAGGATGCTGCATTGTCTATGCGAACTGCAGGACTTGGTGCGGCAAAGATCCACATAGCGTTGCTCTACAGTGATGGAAGGAGAAGTGAAGCTTCCCATCGCATAAAGGGACAATGGGTCTATGACCTTGAAATATCCCTTGTCGCATGGAAGGTTGCACAGCTGGCAGCAAGCCGGAGGGTGCGTATTCTCTCTTGCACTCTCTCCCTAGGCGAACTCTCCCCACTCGCCCCGACCCTGGACCTCTTTCTTCCCGATGCACAGCATCGCTCTGATTCCCTGCAGCAGGCAGTTGACCGAATGCGCCATAAGTTTGGTCCTGGCATCCTGACCCATGGGGCAGCACTTGCCCATGCGTAG
- the dnaE gene encoding DNA polymerase III subunit alpha produces MGQHLPMRSRLALSTAYSLLFSPVSVDELFDRLQSMQVKQVAITDRDNLYGYPVYREAAKERGISLICACLLTEKTGDLFAFVQDQGGYELLCKLISKRNLDPSFSYLSTLKETSEGLVLATTSSAILSELTGRGADLYGAITPDSLQIITTAKRLGVPLLAVDGAFLLAESQREVHQVLRAIALHTSVGSLTEDEYVQRGGILLGQKEWEQSFAPWPEAMEHVQRIRPYDPFSSSLIFPTYPVTENRSAEEELRYRVFQGAENRYGEINDAIMERIDYELGIINEKGFAPYFLVMHDIVLMSSRTCGRGSGAASIVSYSLFITNVDPIAHHLYFERFLSPSRQDPPDIDVDFAWDERDGIFAAVFERFGIDHCARVANHNRFRLRSAIRETARCYGLSDAQITKAEETLFRKGVDALLDPLWQTIVRIASALDRLPKEISMHCGGLVITPKEVTCYAPILRSAEGYPLLSWEKDGTEQAGFVKIDLLGNRSLAVIRDTLGNLREEGVSIDEGTWQPAEDADTIDALACGNSMGVFYIESPAMRQLQKKTGRGDFAHIVIHSSIIRPAANKYINEYVQRLKGKRWEPLHPRLAYILDETYGILCYQEDVSKTAVALAGFSQADADQLRKVIAKKAAGKRLQAFRDQFFTGCHAGGVTTAVAEQIWLMMLSFDGYSFCKPHSASYAMVSFQSAYLRVHHPAHFMAAVLTNQGGYYRPQAYISEARRMGLAIAGPDINISKITYWAEGNTLIIGLMAIAELSRKAMKRIIEERKQGGRFSSLEEASLRLSLDREDLVALVASGAFDSLAPERKRSEQLRLLLTTTRANQSYGQADLFATPLPYCKKEQLPVAVHRSFSEEELHREFASLGFLRNHHPLVLYAHLLRSVHRIKASEIGQHVERYVTLIGYQITQKQVLTKTGESMSFVSFEDETALYETVLFPDLYNRLYPLLAGRWPLLVFGLVKNDEGALIIEVQNLRKLGS; encoded by the coding sequence ATGGGGCAGCACTTGCCCATGCGTAGTCGCCTAGCCCTAAGCACAGCCTACTCCCTTCTCTTCTCCCCTGTTTCGGTTGATGAGCTCTTCGACCGTCTACAGTCCATGCAGGTAAAACAGGTAGCCATCACAGACCGTGACAACCTCTATGGGTATCCTGTCTATAGGGAAGCTGCAAAAGAGAGGGGAATCTCCCTTATCTGCGCTTGCCTGCTTACCGAGAAGACGGGAGACCTCTTTGCCTTTGTACAGGACCAAGGGGGTTATGAGCTGCTCTGCAAGCTCATCAGCAAGAGGAATCTTGACCCTTCCTTCTCATACCTCTCTACACTCAAGGAAACTTCAGAAGGACTGGTGTTGGCAACCACAAGCAGTGCAATCTTGAGCGAGCTTACCGGTAGAGGAGCTGACCTCTATGGCGCAATTACCCCGGATTCCCTGCAGATCATAACCACCGCGAAGAGACTTGGGGTTCCCCTTCTCGCCGTTGATGGGGCATTTCTCCTCGCCGAAAGTCAAAGGGAAGTTCACCAGGTACTTCGAGCCATTGCCCTTCATACAAGTGTGGGCAGCCTTACAGAGGATGAGTACGTCCAAAGAGGTGGCATCTTGCTTGGACAGAAGGAGTGGGAGCAGTCCTTTGCCCCCTGGCCAGAGGCCATGGAACATGTACAACGAATCAGGCCGTATGACCCATTCTCCTCTTCCCTTATCTTCCCCACCTATCCAGTCACGGAGAATAGGAGCGCAGAAGAGGAACTGAGATACCGGGTCTTTCAGGGAGCTGAGAACCGCTACGGGGAGATCAATGATGCCATCATGGAACGCATCGACTATGAGCTGGGCATCATCAACGAGAAGGGGTTCGCTCCCTATTTCCTGGTGATGCACGATATCGTGCTGATGAGCAGCAGGACCTGCGGTAGGGGATCAGGAGCTGCATCCATCGTCTCCTATAGTCTCTTCATCACCAATGTGGATCCCATTGCCCATCATCTATACTTTGAACGATTTCTTTCCCCTTCCCGCCAGGATCCACCGGACATTGATGTTGACTTTGCTTGGGATGAGCGAGACGGGATTTTTGCTGCAGTCTTTGAACGTTTTGGCATTGATCATTGTGCGAGGGTGGCCAACCACAACCGGTTCCGCCTGCGTTCGGCCATTCGCGAAACAGCCCGCTGCTATGGGCTGAGTGACGCACAGATCACCAAGGCAGAAGAGACATTGTTCAGGAAGGGTGTCGATGCGCTGCTTGACCCCCTGTGGCAGACCATCGTCCGTATAGCCTCAGCCCTTGACCGGCTTCCCAAAGAGATATCCATGCACTGCGGAGGGTTGGTCATCACACCCAAAGAAGTAACGTGCTATGCCCCGATCCTGCGTTCAGCTGAAGGATATCCCCTGCTGAGTTGGGAGAAGGATGGAACAGAGCAGGCAGGCTTTGTAAAGATCGACCTTTTGGGCAACCGATCCCTTGCAGTCATTCGTGATACCTTGGGAAACCTGCGGGAAGAAGGAGTATCCATCGATGAAGGAACCTGGCAACCTGCAGAAGATGCTGATACGATCGATGCTCTTGCCTGTGGGAACTCGATGGGTGTCTTCTACATTGAATCCCCTGCAATGAGACAGTTGCAGAAGAAAACAGGACGAGGGGATTTTGCCCATATTGTCATCCACTCCTCCATTATACGGCCTGCAGCAAACAAGTACATCAATGAGTACGTACAACGCTTGAAAGGCAAACGATGGGAACCTCTCCATCCCAGGCTTGCCTATATCCTCGATGAGACCTATGGAATACTTTGTTACCAGGAAGATGTCTCCAAGACAGCCGTTGCCCTGGCAGGCTTCTCCCAGGCTGATGCCGACCAACTTCGCAAGGTCATCGCAAAGAAAGCAGCAGGAAAACGGTTGCAGGCATTCAGGGACCAGTTTTTTACAGGTTGCCATGCTGGTGGGGTAACCACTGCTGTTGCTGAACAGATCTGGCTGATGATGCTCTCCTTCGATGGCTACTCCTTTTGCAAGCCCCACTCAGCAAGCTATGCCATGGTCTCCTTTCAAAGTGCATACCTCCGTGTCCATCACCCGGCCCATTTCATGGCTGCCGTATTGACCAACCAAGGAGGATATTACCGACCACAGGCGTACATCAGTGAGGCAAGAAGGATGGGCCTGGCCATAGCCGGCCCCGATATCAATATCAGCAAGATTACGTACTGGGCAGAAGGAAACACCCTCATCATCGGCCTGATGGCCATCGCTGAACTCAGCAGAAAGGCCATGAAGCGAATTATTGAGGAACGAAAACAAGGAGGAAGGTTCTCCAGCTTGGAAGAGGCTTCCCTCCGGCTCTCCCTGGACAGGGAGGATCTGGTCGCCCTGGTAGCCTCTGGTGCGTTTGACTCATTGGCACCTGAGAGAAAACGAAGTGAACAGCTCAGGCTCCTGCTTACCACCACACGTGCTAATCAATCCTATGGACAGGCAGATCTGTTTGCCACGCCTCTCCCCTATTGCAAGAAAGAACAGCTTCCTGTTGCCGTACATCGCTCTTTCAGTGAAGAAGAGCTCCACCGGGAGTTTGCATCCTTGGGCTTCCTCAGGAATCATCATCCCCTGGTCCTCTACGCACACCTCCTGAGATCAGTTCATCGGATCAAGGCCTCAGAGATTGGCCAGCATGTGGAGCGGTATGTCACGCTCATCGGCTACCAGATAACCCAGAAGCAGGTATTGACGAAGACGGGGGAAAGCATGAGCTTTGTCTCCTTTGAGGATGAGACAGCACTCTATGAGACAGTACTATTCCCTGATCTCTACAATCGTCTCTACCCATTGCTGGCAGGTCGTTGGCCGCTACTGGTCTTCGGACTGGTGAAAAATGACGAGGGTGCTCTCATCATAGAAGTCCAGAACCTGAGAAAACTGGGCTCCTAG